The Plasmodium vivax chromosome 12, whole genome shotgun sequence genomic interval TAACAGCGGTCGTTTCGAGTAGTGCCTAATCGTGGGCCACTCTACTTACAGAGGTAGCGAGGCTTAATTTCTTTTGCCCCGTTCGAGCGAACAGCGGGTTGTCTGCGCAAGCATGTGGAGGGACACACACGTCCAGATATATGCGCACGTGCGTATAAATTTATCAGCTCGTTCACGTAAAGGTAAAGGTGAGGTGAGGAGGggacccccatttttgattCATTTGAATAGGCCCCCCTTTTCTCTTTAAATGAGCAGCTAGCGTGTGCGTCTTTCCTCTTTGATTTGTTCTCCGGAAGGGCGTAcaaatgtacgtatatatatttataaatatatagttatatataGTTATGCATATGGAAGGTTCAGCAGCAAttttcgcttctcccttctgcccccttttttttctcaaatatATGCTTTACCCTAATTAGAATATGCATGTGcggttattaaaaattaagaaatgatgatcattttgtttattattcccattttgcgtcCTTTAAAGTCTTACTTCGTGGTACATAAGACCTTTGAGCaagtttaaaaattgacCATTCTGTTTTTATTAAAGTAAGCATGAACGGAGAATTGCATaggtttttttcttctcccattatatatatttttttttctgttttgcattttatgttttttcgTTGTGTGTAGTAGCTCGTTTAGCATAGTTCTGAAAATAATTCGAGGTTTGTCTAAACGTGTTGAATGTCAGTTtgtcttttcattttgaagcgTTTATCACTGCGTAATGATTTTACTTCACTCCTGCTTTTCCTTGGCCTTCTCAAAAATGGAGGCATAGCAAAAAATGCGTGTGTCTGTTTGTTCGTGCAAATatgcgtatgcatgtatatacacTTAGCTGCGGCTCTGTGCCCCTGAGGGCTTCTTTCCtcaccacttttttttttttctaccttcTCTAAACAGCCAAAATagtgcttaaaaaaatagctatctggaaaaaaaaaaaaaaaaaaaaaaaagtgcaaaatggctagccaGTAAGGAACTTAGCTGAGCAATTTTGTTCAGCCATTTTTTACGTAGTCGCAAGTCACCTCGTGGGGGTGTGCGAAGGGACATAGTGAGTGAACGGATTAAGTCACGTGCAATTAAGTGCAGTGTGGGAAATGCCGATTTTAAGGGGGGGGTAATTCTCAGTACTGGCGATTTGTTTCCACAGGAGGGGTAGACGATCGTAAGCACAGCGGATTGTTGTTCattatacgaaaaaaataaaaaaaatgaaatgaaaaggcaaacGAAAGCAAACGCTACATTAAGTAAATGTCGAAATAGCGTTCATGTACGGAACAGTCGAATATATGCCAAGTAAAGTGAAACATAACTGTATGGAAAACAAGAAAGGAAAACTTGCACTCTTTCCCTCTCTACATGCGTAGACGTTCCCCACAACTCGCAAAACGATGAAAGGGCCCTACGCATTAGTAGgtataagggaaaaaattgtatgatGGGCCAAAAGTGGAGCCAATTCTTTTTAAGGGAATTTCTTCTCATGCCACGAACTGgcttctcccattttgctaGCAAATGAGTTACACTCATTTCGcgtgtttttccttttttttccccctttttttttataacctcCAATGTTTATTCCCTCCACCCCAA includes:
- a CDS encoding hypothetical protein (encoded by transcript PVX_117720A), with the translated sequence MSLRTPPRDSYFFKHYFGCLEKVEKKKSGEERSPQGHRAAAKCIYMHTHICTNKQTHAFFAMPPFLRRPRKSRSEVKSLRSDKRFKMKRQTDIQHV